In Arachis stenosperma cultivar V10309 chromosome 1, arast.V10309.gnm1.PFL2, whole genome shotgun sequence, one DNA window encodes the following:
- the LOC130934028 gene encoding uncharacterized protein LOC130934028: MDRLFKIHARSHRVIDHIIPPKQDKEKMPTTKEEKELWSTLDAMVLQWIYATISHDLLYTILEPDTTAMEAWNKLRDIFQDNRHSRAVTLEYDFTHVDMADFSNISAYCQHLKSLSDQLKNVGSPVNNNRLVLQLVFGLTEPYNSVVTLISQNDPLPQFYQARSMLTLEEVDLVKKVAHSSSSGMVARYSNGPHDISDHASSHRNNTGRKRNQNRSYNGRKNRSNNGGCGGEKGSIRTSNNRGIGQQPTGQQPPINIPWYGGQPWPWMAPWAP, from the coding sequence ATGGACAGACTCTTTAAGATTCACGCACGATCCCATAGAGTAATTGATCATATTATTCCTCCAAAGCAAGACAAAGAAAAGATGCCTACAACAAAGGAGGAGAAAGAACTTTGGTCAACTCTTGACGCTATGGTTCTACAGTGGATTTACGCCACTATATCTCATGATCTTTTATATACAATTCTTGAACCCGACACCACGGCAATGGAAGCTTGGAATAAACTGCGTGACATATTTCAGGATAACAGACACTCTCGTGCCGTCACCCTTGAGTATGACTTTACTCATGTAGACATGGCAGATTTTTCAAATATCTCTGCTTATTGTCAACATCTCAAATCTCTATCGGACCAACTCAAGAATGTTGGCTCTCCCGTCAACAATAATAGACTTGTTCTTCAACTGGTCTTTGGCCTCACCGAGCCCTACAATAGTGTAGTCACTCTTATTAGTCAAAATGATCCTTTACCCCAGTTCTATCAAGCCCGTTCAATGCTCACTCTTGAAGAGGTCGACCTTGTTAAGAAGGTGGCACATAGCTCCTCATCAGGCATGGTTGCCCGTTATTCCAATGGGCCTCATGATATTTCTGATCATGCATCTTCCCACCGCAATAATACTGGTAGGAAGAGGAACCAAAACCGCAGTTATAATGGAAGAAAAAATCGCAGCAACAATGGTGGTTGTGGAGGCGAAAAGGGGAGTATACGCACAAGCAACAACCGTGGTATTGGGCAGCAGCCAACAGGTCAGCAACCTCCAATCAATATTCCATGGTATGGCGGGCAGCCATGGCCCTGGATGGCACCTTGGGCTCCTTGA
- the LOC130970862 gene encoding arogenate dehydratase/prephenate dehydratase 1, chloroplastic codes for MALKASASICPSSSSSYPQLGSHDSNCGLFGGLNLRYDLDKCCNWKCCCTSLGLVAQRALTPVEDEKPTVPLVDSSLAADASHYNDSKAFHKDVNLLPRPLTAIDVSSSPRDGSKVRVAYQGLPGAYSEDAALKAYPKCETVPCDEFEAAFKAVELWLVDKAVLPIENSVGGSIHRNYDLLLRHRLHIVGEVQLQVSHCLLGLPGVRKEELKAVVSHPQALAQCENMLNDLGVVKIGSPDTAAAAKTVALDCVRDTGAIASCRAAKIYGLDVLAEGIQDDDVNITRFLILARDPIIPGTDRPYKTSIVFSLEEGPGVLFKALAVFSMRNINLSKIESRPLKQRPLRVVDDSNEGSAKYFDYLFYIDFEASMADPRSQYALGHLQEFARFLRVLGCYPMDTVL; via the exons ATGGCTCTTAAGGCCTCTGCTTCCATCtgtccttcttcttcttcttcttatcctCAATTGGGTTCTCATGATTCCAATTGTGGCCTTTTTGGGGGCCTGAATTTAAGGTATGACCTTGACAAGTGCTGCAATTGGAAATGTTGTTGTACTAGTTTGGGTCTTGTGGCTCAGAGAGCTCTAACTCCTGTTGAAGATGAGAAGCCAACTGTCCCCTTGGTTGACTCATCTCTTGCTGCTGATGCTTCTCACTACAATGACTCTAAGGCCTTTCACAAGGATGTAAACCTCCTTCCTA GGCCATTGACAGCAATTGATgtttcttcttctccaagaGATGGATCAAAGGTGCGAGTGGCTTATCAG GGTCTTCCAGGAGCATATAGTGAGGATGCAGCATTGAAAGCATATCCAAAATGTGAGACTGTGCCATGTGACGAATTTGAAGCTGCATTCAAG GCAGTTGAATTGTGGTTGGTGGATAAAGCCGTTCTACCCATCGAAAATTCTGTTGGTGGAAGCATCCACCGTAACTATGACCTACTTCTTCGTCATAGGCTGCATATTGTTGGGGAGGTGCAGTTGCAAGTTAGCCACTGCCTCTTAGGATTGCCCGGTGTAAGAAAGGAGGAGCTCAAAGCTGTTGTGAGTCATCCTCAG GCTCTAGCACAATGTGAGAATATGCTTAATGATTTAGGTGTCGTTAAAATTGGTTCGCCTGATACTGCAGCTGCAGCTAAG ACAGTGGCCTTGGATTGTGTAAGAGATACTGGAGCTATTGCAAGTTGCCGAGCTGCAAAGATATATGGCCTTGATGTGCTTGCAGAAGGAATTCAG GATGATGATGTAAATATTACTCGTTTCTTGATCCTTGCAAGGGATCCTATAATCCCAGGAACTGACAGGCCCTACAAG ACTAGCATTGTGTTCAGTCTCGAAGAAGGCCCTGGTGTACTTTTCAAAGCCTTGGCAGTTTTTTCTATGAGGAATATTAATTTGTCAAAG ATAGAGAGTCGCCCGCTAAAGCAGCGTCCACTTCGGGTTGTTGATGATTCAAATGAAGGGAGTGCTAA GTACTTTGACTACCTCTTCTACATTGATTTTGAAGCCTCGATGGCAGACCCCCGATCACAATATGCCTTAGGACATTTGCAG GAATTTGCAAGATTTCTTCGTGTTCTTGGTTGTTATCCAATGGATACAGTTTTATAG